TGGGAGGGGTGGATCCCAGGGTGTTGCCAGGGCAGGCTGTGATGGTACACGGGAAGAGAGCCATCCCGGGGGTCGTGGGCTTCACCCCGCCGCACCTGGTAGACCCAGGCAAGGAGAAGGAGACCGTGCCCATGCATGAGCTCTACATTGACACGGGGAACGAGGCCGGTGACATCCAGGTGGGGGACGTGTGTACCTTCGACTCCGGTTTCACCCGGCTGGGACCGAAACGTGCCGCAGGCAAGGCCATGGACGACAGGGCAGGTGTGGCTGTTCTCTTAGGGTGCCTGGAGGAGCTGGGCCACATGCGGCACCAGGCGGATGTCTACCTCGCCGCCACGGTTCAGGAGGAGGTCGGGTTCCGGGGGGCAATAACGTGTACCTATGATATCATCCCCGACATCGGGGTCGCGGTGGATGTCACCCACGGTGCCATGCCTGGGCTTCCGGAGTACGATACGCATGAGCTTGGCAAGGGCCCTACCATAACCCTGGGCGGGAACATCCACCCTGTGATCCACAAGGCCCTGGTGGAGGTTGCTGAGGCAGAGGGGATACCCTACCAGCTGGAGGCAATGCCAGGGAGCACCGGGACTGACGCCTGGGCCATGCAGGTGTGCCGGGCAGGCGTGCCCTCGGGGCTGGTCTCCGTCCCCCTTCGCTACATGCATACGCCTGTGGAGACACTGGAGTTGAAAGACGCCGAACTGGCTGCCAGGCTCCTTGCCCGGTTTGCCCTCCGGGTGGACAGGGTCTTCCTGGAGGGACTGTCATGGAACTAGGGGCGCTAAGCATTGCCCGGGGGATATCGGGACAGGAAGGGGCAGTCCGGGAACTCCTCCAGGATGGCCTGGAGGGGGATGTCAGGGTGGACGCCATGGGAAACCTGCTGGCCACCAAGGGAAAGGGCAGGGGCCTCAGGGTCATGCTGGCTGCCCACATGGACGAGGTAGGGCTCATGGTATCCTGGTTTGAAAAGGATGGGCTGCTTCGCTTCAAGACGGTGGGGGGCATGGACCCAAGGATCCTCCCGGCCAAGGCAGTCCTGGTCGGTCAGGAGGCCGTGCCTGGGGTAATCGGGGCCAAACCCGTGCACATGCAGGAGGAGGAGGTCCGGAAGAAACCCTACAGGATAGAGGACCTGTTCATCGACATCGGCGCCTCGTCCCGGGAGGAGGCGGAGCGCATGGTCAATCTCGGGGACCAGTGCACCTTTGCCACAGCCTACTCGGAGACGGAGGGCGGGATGATCCGGGCGAAGGCCCTGGATGACAGGGCGGGGTGCTTCCTTGTCCGGCAGGTGTTCAGCGAGGAGTTTGACCTGGAGCTGACGGCGGCCTTCACTGTCCAGGAGGAACTGGGGCTCAGGGGGGCCGCGGTTGCGGCCTACTCGGTAAACCCGGAGATAGCCTTGGCCATTGACGTTACGTCAGCCAGTGACACTCCGGGTACAGACCTGCCCTGGCAGTCCACCAGCCTCGGCAAGGGGCCTGCGATAAGTCTGATGGATGCCGCCGGCGTATATTCCCGCAAGGTGGCAGGGCGCTTGGCGGAGGTTGCCCAGTCTGAGGCCATACCATTCCAGTACAAGAGGTCCACCAGAGGGGGAACCGATGCGGGGAGGATACAGCTGGCCAGGGAGGGGGCTCTGGCCGCCACCCTTTCGGTGCCGGCCAGGTACATTCACTGCCCGGCCTCAGTCATGTCCAGGGAAGACCTGGAGAACACAGGAAGGCTCCTTGTGGCCTTCCTCAGGAGCCTGGAAGGGGGCGCGAACCTGTGAGAGAACTTGCCGGCCGGCTGGTGCTGGCCTACGGGTCGTCTGGGAGCGAGGATGAGGTACGGGAGGCCATCGAGCGGGAGATATCGCCCTGGGTTGACCAGGTGTCCCAGGATGCCCTGGGTAACCTAATCGCCGTGAAGCGGGGAGCCGCAGGGTCAAAGAGCGTGATGCTGGTGGCTCACATGGACGAGCCTGGGCTGATGGTGACCCACGTGGAAGAGGAGGGCTTTCTCCGCTTCAGCACCGTGGGGAACGTGGATCCCCAGGTTCTCGTGGGGACCCGGGTGAGGTTCAAGAACGGGGCCCTTGGAGTGGTGTCCGCGGAGACCGCTGAGCCTGCCCGGGCATCTGAGCCTAAGAAGTTCTTCATAGACCCGGGGCTTGGCAAGGCTGCCTCAGGCGTCTTCAGGGTAGGGGACATGGCCGTCTTGGACGGGGAACTCGAGGAGATGGGGAACCACTGGGTTGGAAAGGCCCTGGACAACCGGGTGGGGTGCGCTGTGCTCATAGAGGCCGCCCGGGAACTCAGCGAGAACCCCGGGATTGGCAATGAGGTCCACTTCGTCTTCGCAACCCAGTCCGAGCTAGGGATAAGGGGGGCGCGGACCTGTGCCTACGGTCTAGGCCCCGACATGGGCCTGGCTGTGGAGGTGGTGGAGGCCCATGATACCCCCAAGACGGAGAAACCCGGGGTGAGCCTGGGCCGGGGCGTGGCCATCAAGGTAAAGGACCAGGCGATCATAGCTCACAGGGGTGTAAGGGGGCTGTTGGAGGAAACCGCCAGGCAAGAGGGAATACCCTACCAGAGAGAGGTGAGGGAAAAGGGTTTCAGCGATGCGGCGGCAATACAGCTCTCAAGAGCGGGCATTCCCGCAGGTGCGCTCTCAGTGCCCTGCCGCTACCGGCTGACACCGTCGGAAAGCCTGGACCCTAAGGATGTGGATGCCTGCCTGAGACTGCTCACGGCGGTCCTCAGGGGCTCCCTCGATATTCAGGGGAGGAGGTCTACCCAAGAGGATGAAGGTTAGGGACATCATGACAAGGCCTGCCGTCAGCGTCAGAGAGGGCGTCACGCTGAAGGAGGCCGCGGCGATCATGGCCGATCAGCGCTTCAGCGGTGTACCCGTGGTGAACGACGAGGGACGGGTTGTGGGGGTTATTACCGAGGCGGATGTGCTCCGGCATGCTGGCACTGCCAGCCATACCTCGCTGAGGGACTCCTGGGGCTGGGTTTCTCCCTATTCTGACCCGAACGAGTTCGCCAAGGTGCGCACGGGCTTCGAGAGGATGGCCACCACTACTGTGAGGGAACTGATGAGCAAGAAGGCCGTCACCGTTACTGCGGACACAGACATGGAGAAGGCAGCGGCCATCATGACGAAGAACCGGGTGAACCGCCTCCCCGTGGTGGATGTGGACGGGCGGCTGGTGGGGATCGTCACCAGGGCCGACATCGTCAGGGCCGTGGCCGAGGCATAGGGGGTTTAGGCATGCTCCAGGCGTGGAAGGGACGGAACCCCGAGGTTCATCCCAGCGTGTACCTGGCGGAAGGCTGCGTGTTGATAGGCGGTGTGACCATAGGGGAGTCCAGCAGCGTCTGGCACTATGCGGTGCTAAGG
Above is a window of Bacillota bacterium DNA encoding:
- a CDS encoding M42 family metallopeptidase, encoding MAEVLKTLSKIPGVSGHEDKLAAVFQGVPGVEVRTDVMGSVIAIRRGTGPEPRPRIMLAAHCDEIGLMVTKVEEGGFLRFVPVGGVDPRVLPGQAVMVHGKRAIPGVVGFTPPHLVDPGKEKETVPMHELYIDTGNEAGDIQVGDVCTFDSGFTRLGPKRAAGKAMDDRAGVAVLLGCLEELGHMRHQADVYLAATVQEEVGFRGAITCTYDIIPDIGVAVDVTHGAMPGLPEYDTHELGKGPTITLGGNIHPVIHKALVEVAEAEGIPYQLEAMPGSTGTDAWAMQVCRAGVPSGLVSVPLRYMHTPVETLELKDAELAARLLARFALRVDRVFLEGLSWN
- a CDS encoding M42 family metallopeptidase, whose product is MELGALSIARGISGQEGAVRELLQDGLEGDVRVDAMGNLLATKGKGRGLRVMLAAHMDEVGLMVSWFEKDGLLRFKTVGGMDPRILPAKAVLVGQEAVPGVIGAKPVHMQEEEVRKKPYRIEDLFIDIGASSREEAERMVNLGDQCTFATAYSETEGGMIRAKALDDRAGCFLVRQVFSEEFDLELTAAFTVQEELGLRGAAVAAYSVNPEIALAIDVTSASDTPGTDLPWQSTSLGKGPAISLMDAAGVYSRKVAGRLAEVAQSEAIPFQYKRSTRGGTDAGRIQLAREGALAATLSVPARYIHCPASVMSREDLENTGRLLVAFLRSLEGGANL
- a CDS encoding M42 family metallopeptidase, encoding MRELAGRLVLAYGSSGSEDEVREAIEREISPWVDQVSQDALGNLIAVKRGAAGSKSVMLVAHMDEPGLMVTHVEEEGFLRFSTVGNVDPQVLVGTRVRFKNGALGVVSAETAEPARASEPKKFFIDPGLGKAASGVFRVGDMAVLDGELEEMGNHWVGKALDNRVGCAVLIEAARELSENPGIGNEVHFVFATQSELGIRGARTCAYGLGPDMGLAVEVVEAHDTPKTEKPGVSLGRGVAIKVKDQAIIAHRGVRGLLEETARQEGIPYQREVREKGFSDAAAIQLSRAGIPAGALSVPCRYRLTPSESLDPKDVDACLRLLTAVLRGSLDIQGRRSTQEDEG
- a CDS encoding CBS domain-containing protein, giving the protein MKVRDIMTRPAVSVREGVTLKEAAAIMADQRFSGVPVVNDEGRVVGVITEADVLRHAGTASHTSLRDSWGWVSPYSDPNEFAKVRTGFERMATTTVRELMSKKAVTVTADTDMEKAAAIMTKNRVNRLPVVDVDGRLVGIVTRADIVRAVAEA